The genomic segment GGCTACCTGCGCTGGAAGCTGCACTGGGGGCTCGAGCACCGGGTGCGCGTCGCCCGGAAGGCGAGCGTGATGACTCGAGCGCCGGAGGAAGAGGCGGTGCCCGGGCGTAACGGCGAGGAGGAGCGACTGCTGGACCGGGTGCTGGCCTCGCAGCTTCTCTCGCGCCTGGAAGGGAAGGACATCGAGCTCGCAGTGCTCCACTACGCGTGCGGCCGCACCTCCCGCGAGGTCGCCGAGGCGTACGGCATCTCCGGCGTCGCGGTGCGCAAACGGCTCGAGCGCCTGCGCGGACGGCTGCGGGCACTTGCGCTTCACAACGGCCGGCTCTCCGGGAACGGAGCTGAAAAGCCGTGTGCGGGGAAAGCCGACGAGCCATGAGGCAGGGCCTCA from the Gemmatimonadota bacterium genome contains:
- a CDS encoding sigma-70 family RNA polymerase sigma factor — translated: MAASFSSRSAANEAVARYQRCDSAEARREAADQLYRRHLPLIWKTLATLCGRSRCYPGGCLVEDLVGEAYLIFCQALEQYEPSVGLDFLGYLRWKLHWGLEHRVRVARKASVMTRAPEEEAVPGRNGEEERLLDRVLASQLLSRLEGKDIELAVLHYACGRTSREVAEAYGISGVAVRKRLERLRGRLRALALHNGRLSGNGAEKPCAGKADEP